Part of the Candidatus Palauibacter soopunensis genome, TCAGGATGTTGTGTCCGGCGCGGAACGTGATGTGCGCGACGTCGTCCGGTGCGAGGTCGTGCTCCGTGACGAGTTCGAGCATGGCGGCCATGCTGGGGTGGCCGAGGCTCCCCGACGGGAACGGCTTCACGGAGACGCCGGGGTCGAGCAGCGTGTAGGGGGAGCCCAGCGCGCCGACCAGCCGCTCGGGCTCGAAGCCGCCGCCGAAGACGCGGAAGAAGCCCCACGGCGCTTCCAGCGCATCGTGCCCGGCGGTGAAGCCGCGGGCGGCGAGGTCGACCGCCAGGATGCCGTTTTCCGCGGCCCGGCCCGCGTGGAGCGGCTTCGTCATCGTGCCGAACCCGAGCCGGATCCCCGACGAGAGGCTGGCGGCGATCCCGAGCGCCATCGCGAGGTCGTCCGCCCGCAGGCCGGCGAGTTTCGCGGCCGTGGCGCAGGCGCCGAGCGTGCCGATCGTCGCCGTCGAGTGGAAGCCCTCCATGTAGTGCCGCGGGTCGATCGCCTCGGCGATCTTGCACTCCACTTCGAACCCGACGAGGAAGGCCTCCAGGAACTCGGCACCCGTGGCCCCTTCCCTCTCCGCCATGGCGTATCCCGCCGCGAGAGGCGCGACCGTCGGGTGCGTGAGGAGGCCGAAGATCCGGTCGGGCGCGTTCGAGAGCTGCGTGTCGTCGAAGTCCATCGCGTGGCCCGCCGTTCCGTTGGCGCGCGCCGCGAGCGAGGCCGGTGCGCGCGCATCCGGCGGACCGATGATCGTCGCCTGCGCGTTCCCGCCCTGAACCGTGATCTGCTCCTGGACGATGCGGGAACAGGAATCCGTCGACCCGGCGAGGATCACGCCGGTCCCGTCGGTGACGCAGCGCCGTCCCTCGGACAGCAGCCGCCCCGGAAAGTCGTCTATCGTCGTCTCGAGTATGAAGTCGATGACCGCACGCGTTGCGCTCACTCGTGTTCCTCTTGTTGGGGTTCGTTGTCGTG contains:
- a CDS encoding MmgE/PrpD family protein produces the protein MSATRAVIDFILETTIDDFPGRLLSEGRRCVTDGTGVILAGSTDSCSRIVQEQITVQGGNAQATIIGPPDARAPASLAARANGTAGHAMDFDDTQLSNAPDRIFGLLTHPTVAPLAAGYAMAEREGATGAEFLEAFLVGFEVECKIAEAIDPRHYMEGFHSTATIGTLGACATAAKLAGLRADDLAMALGIAASLSSGIRLGFGTMTKPLHAGRAAENGILAVDLAARGFTAGHDALEAPWGFFRVFGGGFEPERLVGALGSPYTLLDPGVSVKPFPSGSLGHPSMAAMLELVTEHDLAPDDVAHITFRAGHNILNPLRYPVPRNELEAKFCIPFVLSSIVLRRRAGIREFHDDFVLSDEAADMMRRVTVRFDEEIDARGYDRMRSAIDVRLRDGTELHTEADTYPGGPERPLTRDELRDKFRDCASLVMDDAQIDGALDRLERVDELAHIDDLVDALSTARAGVAA